In a genomic window of Streptomyces noursei ATCC 11455:
- a CDS encoding zinc-dependent alcohol dehydrogenase, with protein sequence MPRVAQGFWLSAPGRGEIRAVELPRPGADEVLVRTLYSGVSRGTESLVFRGGVPPSQYAAMRAPFQDGAFPAPVKYGYLNVGVVEEGPAPLRGRTVFCLYPHQTHYVVPADAVTPVPDDVPAARAVLAGTVETAVNAVWDAAPLLGDRIAVVGGGMVGSAVAALLVRYPAARVQLVDADPARAATAEALGVPFALPADARGDCDLVVHASATEEGLARALELLAPEGTVIELSWYGDRRVGLPLGESFHSRRLTLRSSQVGALAPARRGRHGFAERLRLALELLADPAFDALITGESRFAELPSVLPRLASGALPALCHRIRYPAAGAPAPGAA encoded by the coding sequence TTGCCGCGCGTCGCCCAGGGCTTCTGGCTCAGCGCTCCAGGTCGCGGCGAGATCCGGGCGGTCGAGCTGCCGCGGCCCGGTGCCGACGAGGTCCTGGTGCGCACGCTCTACTCCGGGGTGAGCCGAGGCACCGAGAGCCTGGTCTTCCGCGGCGGCGTCCCGCCGAGCCAGTACGCGGCGATGCGCGCCCCGTTCCAGGACGGCGCGTTCCCGGCCCCGGTCAAGTACGGCTATCTGAACGTGGGCGTGGTCGAGGAGGGGCCGGCCCCGCTCCGCGGGCGCACGGTCTTCTGCCTCTACCCGCACCAGACCCACTACGTCGTCCCGGCGGACGCGGTGACGCCCGTCCCGGACGACGTCCCCGCGGCGCGCGCCGTGCTCGCCGGCACCGTCGAGACCGCGGTGAACGCCGTGTGGGACGCCGCGCCGCTGCTCGGGGACAGGATCGCGGTGGTCGGCGGCGGCATGGTCGGCTCCGCGGTCGCCGCCCTGCTGGTCCGCTACCCGGCCGCCCGGGTGCAGTTGGTCGACGCCGATCCGGCGCGCGCCGCCACCGCCGAGGCGCTGGGCGTCCCGTTCGCGCTGCCCGCCGACGCCCGCGGCGACTGCGACCTCGTCGTCCACGCCAGCGCCACCGAGGAGGGCCTGGCCCGGGCCCTCGAACTCCTCGCCCCGGAAGGCACCGTGATCGAGCTGAGCTGGTACGGCGACCGCCGGGTCGGCCTGCCGCTGGGGGAGTCCTTCCACTCCCGCCGGTTGACCCTGCGCAGCAGTCAGGTGGGTGCCCTCGCCCCGGCCCGCCGCGGCCGGCACGGCTTCGCCGAACGGCTCCGGCTCGCGCTGGAACTCCTCGCCGACCCCGCCTTCGACGCGCTGATCACCGGGGAGTCCCGCTTCGCGGAACTGCCGTCGGTGCTGCCCCGGCTGGCCTCGGGCGCGCTGCCGGCGCTCTGCCACCGCATCCGCTATCCGGCGGCCGGCGCCCCCGCGCCCGGCGCGGCGTGA
- a CDS encoding alpha/beta hydrolase produces MTAFVLVSGGYTGGWIWREVATLLRERGHTPLPVTLTGMGDRRHLAGPDTDLETHIEDIVQVLDHEDVRDAVLVGHCYGLLPVLGAADRRVDRVGSLVYLDTGMPQDGDAGVDVMPDPAVRDRLLGRATQCGGGRFLPPPPLEDEAVWGDLTGVAPADRVRMERLAAPQPLGTLTRPLRLTGAAAALPSTGVFCTANGPGIAVLEALLATGDPRYAVLAEPRVGYFELETGHYPMLSRPGELTDVLIRAAAGEGRRLG; encoded by the coding sequence ATGACCGCATTCGTGCTGGTGTCGGGCGGCTACACCGGCGGCTGGATCTGGCGGGAGGTGGCCACGCTGCTCCGGGAGCGGGGCCACACCCCGCTCCCGGTGACGCTGACGGGGATGGGCGACCGGCGCCATCTGGCCGGACCCGACACGGACCTGGAGACCCACATCGAGGACATCGTGCAGGTGCTGGACCACGAGGACGTCCGGGACGCGGTGCTGGTGGGCCACTGCTACGGCCTGCTCCCGGTGCTGGGCGCCGCCGACCGCCGCGTGGACCGGGTGGGTTCGCTGGTCTATCTGGACACCGGGATGCCCCAGGACGGCGACGCGGGGGTCGACGTGATGCCCGATCCGGCCGTGCGGGACCGGCTGCTGGGGCGGGCGACACAGTGCGGCGGAGGACGGTTCCTGCCGCCCCCGCCACTGGAGGACGAGGCGGTGTGGGGCGATCTCACCGGGGTGGCGCCGGCCGACCGGGTCCGGATGGAGCGACTGGCGGCGCCGCAGCCGCTGGGCACCCTGACCCGGCCGCTCCGGCTCACCGGCGCCGCCGCCGCGCTGCCGAGCACCGGCGTCTTCTGTACCGCCAACGGGCCCGGCATCGCGGTCCTGGAGGCCCTGCTGGCCACCGGGGACCCGCGCTACGCGGTGCTCGCCGAGCCCCGGGTGGGCTACTTCGAGCTGGAGACCGGGCACTATCCGATGCTCTCGCGGCCCGGTGAGCTGACCGACGTGCTGATCCGGGCGGCGGCCGGTGAGGGCCGCCGCCTCGGGTAG
- a CDS encoding CDP-alcohol phosphatidyltransferase family protein has protein sequence MAGQARFGTRPFVPEPAAGTVAQLVLLEVLCRAVGLGPAGWLTGCVFAAATWAALARALRGSWPRSFGPANRVTLARTTLVGGVTALVVDSFDRPGPVAVLVGLAAVALVLDAVDGQVARRTGTVTALGARFDMEVDAFLILVLSVHVVVPLGPWVLVIGALRYLFVAASWVLPWLRAPLPHSMARKAVAALQGIVLVVAAAGIVPRAVERGAVAGALALLVWSFGRDVGWLWRVRREAVGGGAGDLVARATGGESVSGAG, from the coding sequence ATGGCCGGACAAGCACGGTTCGGGACAAGGCCGTTCGTCCCGGAGCCGGCGGCCGGGACGGTCGCGCAACTGGTCCTGCTGGAGGTGCTGTGCCGGGCGGTGGGGCTGGGCCCGGCGGGGTGGCTGACGGGCTGTGTCTTCGCGGCGGCCACCTGGGCCGCGCTCGCCCGGGCGCTCCGCGGGTCCTGGCCGCGCTCCTTCGGGCCGGCCAACCGCGTCACGCTGGCCCGGACCACGCTCGTCGGCGGGGTGACGGCGCTGGTGGTCGACTCCTTCGACCGGCCGGGGCCGGTGGCGGTGCTGGTCGGGCTGGCCGCGGTGGCGCTGGTCCTGGACGCGGTGGACGGCCAGGTGGCGCGGCGCACCGGGACGGTGACGGCGCTCGGGGCACGGTTCGACATGGAGGTCGACGCGTTCTTGATCCTGGTGCTGTCCGTCCACGTGGTCGTCCCGCTGGGGCCGTGGGTGCTGGTCATCGGCGCGCTGCGCTATCTGTTCGTCGCGGCGTCCTGGGTGCTGCCGTGGCTGCGCGCGCCGCTGCCGCACAGCATGGCGCGCAAGGCGGTGGCCGCGCTCCAGGGCATCGTGCTCGTGGTGGCGGCCGCCGGGATCGTGCCGCGGGCGGTCGAACGGGGCGCGGTGGCGGGGGCGTTGGCGCTGCTGGTGTGGTCCTTCGGGCGGGACGTGGGGTGGCTGTGGCGCGTGCGGCGGGAGGCGGTCGGCGGGGGTGCCGGGGATCTTGTGGCACGGGCGACCGGCGGGGAGTCGGTGTCGGGGGCGGGGTGA
- a CDS encoding beta-ketoacyl synthase N-terminal-like domain-containing protein, with amino-acid sequence MNSPYTRCPVVTGIGVIAPNGPNTEAFWKATKEGISVVDRVTREGCEHLPLKVAGEVRDFDPTELIEERFLVQTDRFTHFAMAAANLALDDALLGRADYNRSPFAVGVVTAAGSGGGEFGQRELQHLWGQGSRHVGPYQSIAWFYAASTGQISIRGGFKGPCGVVASDEAGGLDALAHAGRTIRRGTDAVVVGAAEAPLAPYSVVCQLGYEDLSRCEEPDRAYRPFTDAACGFVPAEGGAMLVVEERDAAVDRGSRPRAVVAGHAATFTGAALWEASREGLARAIGSALADAGCAPEEVDVVFADALGVLAADRAEALALADALGPHATRVPVTAPKTGIGRAYCGAPVLDIAAAVLSMEGSVVPPTPNVVDVNVDLDVVTGKSRSADLQTALVLSRGLMGSNSALVLRRCEKSPS; translated from the coding sequence ATGAACTCCCCGTACACACGCTGTCCCGTCGTCACCGGCATCGGTGTGATCGCCCCCAACGGGCCCAACACCGAAGCCTTCTGGAAGGCCACCAAGGAGGGCATCAGCGTCGTCGACAGGGTGACCCGCGAGGGGTGCGAGCACCTGCCACTCAAGGTCGCCGGCGAGGTCCGCGACTTCGATCCGACCGAGCTGATCGAGGAGCGCTTCCTCGTCCAGACCGACCGGTTCACGCACTTCGCGATGGCCGCGGCCAACCTCGCGCTGGACGACGCCCTGTTGGGCCGGGCCGACTACAACCGCTCGCCGTTCGCGGTGGGGGTGGTGACCGCGGCCGGCTCCGGCGGCGGCGAGTTCGGCCAGCGGGAGCTGCAACACCTGTGGGGCCAGGGCTCGCGCCACGTCGGCCCCTACCAGTCCATCGCCTGGTTCTACGCGGCCAGCACCGGCCAGATCTCCATCCGCGGCGGCTTCAAGGGGCCGTGCGGTGTGGTGGCCAGTGACGAGGCCGGTGGGCTGGACGCGCTGGCGCACGCCGGCCGCACCATCCGGCGCGGCACCGACGCGGTGGTGGTGGGCGCCGCCGAGGCCCCGCTCGCCCCGTACTCGGTGGTATGCCAGCTCGGCTACGAGGACCTCAGCCGGTGCGAGGAACCGGACCGCGCCTACCGGCCGTTCACCGACGCCGCGTGCGGGTTCGTGCCCGCCGAGGGCGGCGCGATGCTGGTCGTCGAGGAGCGTGATGCGGCGGTGGACCGGGGCTCCCGGCCCCGGGCCGTGGTCGCCGGTCATGCCGCCACCTTCACCGGGGCGGCCCTTTGGGAAGCGTCCCGGGAGGGCTTGGCGCGGGCGATCGGCAGCGCGCTGGCGGACGCCGGGTGCGCCCCCGAGGAGGTCGACGTGGTGTTCGCGGACGCCCTCGGGGTGCTCGCGGCGGACCGGGCCGAGGCGTTGGCGCTCGCCGACGCCCTGGGCCCGCACGCCACCCGGGTCCCGGTGACCGCGCCCAAGACCGGCATCGGTCGGGCGTACTGCGGCGCCCCGGTCCTGGACATTGCGGCCGCGGTGCTCTCGATGGAGGGCTCCGTCGTGCCGCCGACCCCCAACGTCGTCGACGTCAACGTCGACCTCGATGTGGTGACCGGGAAGTCCCGTTCCGCCGATTTGCAGACGGCGCTGGTGCTGAGCCGGGGCCTGATGGGCTCCAACTCGGCGCTGGTGCTGCGGCGGTGCGAAAAGTCCCCCTCCTGA
- a CDS encoding SRPBCC family protein, giving the protein MPGHTENEITIAAPLSLVWDMTNDLENWPRLFSEYASVEVLSQEGDTTTFRLTMHPDENGQVWSWVSERTPDRGALTVRARRVETGPFKFMDIFWKYREIPGGTSMHWTQDFAMKPEAPVDDKGMTEHINRNSRIQMELIRDRIEQRDRELRANA; this is encoded by the coding sequence ATGCCCGGCCACACCGAGAACGAGATCACCATCGCCGCACCGCTCAGCCTCGTCTGGGACATGACCAACGATCTGGAGAACTGGCCCCGGCTCTTCAGCGAGTACGCCTCCGTGGAGGTGCTCTCCCAGGAGGGCGACACCACCACCTTCCGGCTGACCATGCACCCCGACGAGAACGGCCAGGTCTGGAGCTGGGTCTCGGAGCGGACCCCGGACCGCGGGGCGCTGACCGTCCGCGCCCGCCGCGTGGAGACCGGCCCGTTCAAGTTCATGGACATCTTCTGGAAGTACAGGGAGATCCCCGGCGGCACCTCGATGCACTGGACCCAGGACTTCGCGATGAAGCCCGAGGCGCCGGTCGACGACAAGGGCATGACCGAGCACATCAACCGCAACTCCCGGATCCAGATGGAGCTCATCCGGGACCGGATCGAGCAGCGCGACCGCGAGCTTCGCGCGAACGCCTGA
- a CDS encoding 6-pyruvoyl trahydropterin synthase family protein, whose product MFSITVRDHLMVAHSFRGAVFGPAQRLHGATFIVDATFRRPELDADNIVVDIGLATQELGAVVAELNYRNLDDEPAFAGTNTSTEALAKVIADRLADRVHAGNLGAGARELAGITVTLHESHIAWASYERAL is encoded by the coding sequence GTGTTCAGCATCACCGTCCGCGACCACCTGATGGTCGCGCACAGCTTCCGCGGCGCGGTCTTCGGGCCCGCGCAGCGTCTGCACGGCGCGACCTTCATCGTGGACGCCACCTTCCGCCGCCCCGAACTGGACGCCGACAACATCGTGGTCGACATCGGCCTGGCCACCCAGGAACTCGGCGCGGTGGTCGCCGAGCTCAACTACCGCAACCTCGACGACGAACCGGCCTTCGCCGGCACCAACACCTCCACCGAGGCGCTGGCCAAGGTCATCGCCGACCGGCTCGCCGACCGGGTGCACGCCGGCAACCTCGGCGCGGGCGCCCGCGAGCTGGCCGGGATCACCGTCACCCTGCACGAGTCCCATATCGCCTGGGCCAGTTACGAGCGCGCGCTGTGA
- a CDS encoding TetR/AcrR family transcriptional regulator C-terminal domain-containing protein: MTVFAGQGDARRSLSLLWRAEESDAADRPRATRGPKPALSVDAIVAAGIAVADAEGMAALSMRTVGERLGRTAMALYTYVPGKTELVDLMYDQALAELPTDYDPSAGWQAAVTSWATDTWEFSLRHPWVLQVSQARPVLGPHEYTAMETLLRVLYTTGLDSAALRRIVGVLFHFVRGAARTVAESREAATATGVTDEDWWHSRAGTLTEVVPDFAERFPLLVRLETEGASPPPEEGAPVSYLEREARATFDAGLTVILDGIEAAVARQAARPPR; encoded by the coding sequence TTGACGGTATTCGCGGGCCAGGGCGACGCCCGCCGTTCACTGTCCCTGCTGTGGCGGGCGGAGGAATCCGACGCCGCGGACCGCCCCCGCGCGACCCGCGGCCCCAAACCGGCGCTGAGCGTGGACGCGATCGTGGCCGCGGGCATCGCGGTGGCCGACGCGGAGGGCATGGCGGCACTGTCGATGCGCACCGTCGGCGAGCGACTGGGCCGCACGGCGATGGCGCTGTACACCTACGTCCCCGGCAAGACCGAGCTGGTGGACCTGATGTACGACCAGGCGCTGGCCGAACTCCCCACCGACTACGACCCGTCCGCCGGCTGGCAGGCCGCGGTGACGTCCTGGGCCACCGACACCTGGGAGTTCTCCCTGCGCCACCCCTGGGTGCTCCAGGTCTCGCAGGCACGCCCGGTGCTGGGCCCGCACGAGTACACCGCCATGGAGACCCTGTTGCGGGTGCTCTACACCACCGGACTGGACTCCGCCGCGCTGCGCCGGATCGTCGGCGTGCTGTTCCACTTCGTCCGCGGCGCCGCGCGGACCGTCGCCGAGTCCCGGGAGGCGGCCACCGCCACCGGCGTCACCGACGAGGACTGGTGGCACTCCCGCGCCGGCACGCTGACCGAGGTGGTCCCGGACTTCGCGGAGCGCTTCCCGCTGCTGGTCCGCCTGGAGACCGAGGGCGCCTCGCCGCCGCCGGAGGAGGGCGCGCCGGTCTCCTACCTCGAACGCGAGGCGCGGGCGACCTTCGACGCCGGACTCACGGTGATCCTGGACGGCATCGAGGCGGCCGTCGCACGGCAGGCCGCGCGGCCACCCCGGTAG
- a CDS encoding siderophore-interacting protein encodes MTVLPVALVHVTGVRRLTPRMVRCTFAGDGLDTFPTWPDQQLKLLFPRPGQTAPRLPEAPADDDGMRWYQAFLALPEDERPWMRSYTVRAYDPERQWLTVDFVLHGAHESAGPATRWAATASVGDTLARYGPSAVYARPLPLDAPGPILLAGDETALPAIGSLAEALPATARATAWIEIADRAEEQPLPTRADLTVHWVHRDRAPAGPDGALLAAVRAARLPADPALAWLAGEAGAVRSLRRHLIADRGLDKRRIEFAGYWRRSLTQDDAPTEEDLVEARERIAAAQEEAGRTGSEQAG; translated from the coding sequence ATGACGGTCCTGCCCGTCGCGCTCGTCCACGTCACCGGCGTCCGGCGGCTCACCCCGCGCATGGTCCGCTGCACCTTCGCCGGGGACGGCCTCGACACCTTCCCCACCTGGCCCGACCAGCAGCTCAAACTCCTCTTCCCCCGGCCGGGCCAGACCGCCCCGCGACTCCCCGAGGCCCCCGCCGACGACGACGGGATGCGCTGGTACCAGGCGTTCCTCGCGCTCCCCGAGGACGAACGCCCCTGGATGCGCAGCTACACCGTGCGCGCCTACGACCCCGAGCGGCAGTGGCTCACCGTCGACTTCGTCCTGCACGGCGCGCACGAGTCGGCCGGCCCCGCGACCCGCTGGGCGGCCACCGCGTCCGTCGGCGACACCCTCGCCCGGTACGGGCCGTCGGCGGTCTACGCCCGGCCGCTGCCCCTGGACGCCCCCGGCCCGATCCTGCTGGCCGGCGACGAGACCGCGCTGCCCGCGATCGGCTCGCTCGCCGAGGCCCTGCCCGCCACCGCCCGCGCGACGGCCTGGATCGAGATCGCGGACCGGGCCGAGGAGCAGCCCCTGCCGACCCGCGCCGACCTCACCGTCCACTGGGTGCACCGGGACCGCGCCCCGGCCGGTCCCGACGGCGCCCTGCTCGCCGCCGTCCGTGCGGCCCGCCTCCCGGCGGACCCGGCCCTGGCCTGGCTGGCCGGCGAGGCCGGCGCGGTCCGGTCGCTGCGGCGCCATCTGATCGCCGACCGCGGCCTCGACAAGCGCCGGATCGAGTTCGCCGGCTACTGGCGCCGCAGCCTCACCCAGGACGACGCGCCGACCGAGGAGGACCTCGTCGAGGCCCGGGAGCGGATCGCGGCGGCCCAGGAGGAGGCCGGTCGGACGGGGTCGGAACAGGCCGGCTGA
- a CDS encoding glycosyltransferase family 4 protein encodes MTGPAPAGGRVVHAVLPGDVADPTAPSGGNVYDLRVCRDLPALGWRVHRHPVPGGWPRPDAAATAGLVRLLAGLPDGAVVLLDGLVACGVPDVLRPEAARLRLAVLLHLPLADETGLAPRAAAELDARERRALHTVAAVIATSDWAARRIRAHHGPGLPPVTVARPGADPAPLAPGTDGAGGLLCVASVTPRKGHRRLVDALATVADAPWTCTFVGGTGSDPDGVRQLRRDIAASGLADRVRLAGPRTGAALAACYAAADLVLLASYAETYGMVLTEALARGIPVLATAVDGVPEAVGRAPDGSVPGLLVPSDEPAALAGALRAWFGAPDLRRRLAVAARARRAILEGWETTSHSLAGALERLRNGPLSP; translated from the coding sequence GTGACCGGGCCCGCTCCAGCGGGCGGACGCGTGGTGCACGCGGTGCTGCCCGGCGACGTCGCCGACCCCACCGCACCCAGCGGCGGCAACGTCTACGACCTGCGGGTCTGCCGCGACCTGCCGGCCCTGGGCTGGCGGGTCCACCGCCATCCGGTGCCCGGCGGCTGGCCGCGCCCGGACGCCGCCGCCACGGCCGGACTGGTCCGCCTGCTGGCCGGGTTGCCGGACGGCGCGGTGGTGCTGCTGGACGGCCTGGTGGCGTGCGGGGTGCCCGACGTGCTGCGCCCCGAGGCCGCCCGGCTGCGGCTGGCCGTCCTGCTCCACCTGCCGCTCGCCGACGAGACCGGCCTCGCCCCGCGGGCCGCGGCGGAGTTGGACGCCCGCGAACGGCGCGCCCTGCACACCGTCGCCGCGGTGATCGCCACCAGCGACTGGGCCGCCCGCCGGATCCGCGCCCACCACGGGCCGGGGCTGCCGCCGGTGACGGTCGCCCGGCCGGGCGCCGATCCGGCGCCGCTCGCCCCCGGGACGGACGGCGCCGGCGGGCTGTTGTGCGTGGCGTCGGTGACCCCGCGCAAGGGCCACCGCCGCCTGGTGGACGCCCTGGCGACCGTCGCCGACGCCCCCTGGACCTGCACCTTCGTCGGCGGCACCGGGTCCGACCCGGACGGTGTGCGGCAACTGCGCAGGGACATCGCCGCGTCGGGCCTGGCCGACCGCGTCCGCCTCGCCGGCCCGCGGACCGGCGCCGCCCTCGCCGCCTGCTACGCCGCCGCCGACCTGGTGTTGCTCGCCTCGTACGCCGAGACGTACGGGATGGTGCTCACCGAGGCGCTGGCGCGCGGGATCCCGGTGCTGGCGACGGCCGTGGACGGGGTACCGGAGGCCGTCGGGCGGGCCCCGGACGGCAGCGTTCCCGGGCTGCTGGTCCCGTCCGACGAACCGGCCGCGCTCGCGGGGGCGCTGCGGGCCTGGTTCGGCGCACCGGACCTGCGGCGGCGACTGGCGGTCGCGGCGCGCGCCCGCCGTGCCATCCTGGAGGGGTGGGAGACGACGTCGCACAGTCTGGCCGGAGCGCTGGAACGGCTGCGGAACGGGCCGTTGAGCCCGTGA
- a CDS encoding acyl carrier protein gives MTARLNLDELAALMKSAAGLTVDPEDMANRPEATFAEYGLDSLGLLGIVGELENRYDCSLPPDAERAKTPRDFLDLVNTDTVTTTGA, from the coding sequence ATGACCGCTCGACTGAACCTCGACGAGCTGGCCGCGCTGATGAAGTCGGCCGCCGGTCTGACCGTCGACCCGGAGGACATGGCGAACCGGCCAGAGGCGACCTTCGCCGAGTACGGGCTGGACTCGCTGGGCCTGCTCGGCATCGTGGGTGAGCTGGAGAACCGGTACGACTGCTCGCTGCCGCCCGACGCCGAGCGCGCCAAGACGCCGCGCGACTTCCTCGACCTCGTCAACACCGACACCGTCACTACGACAGGAGCCTGA
- a CDS encoding right-handed parallel beta-helix repeat-containing protein: MALRHMPRGARRMTHLGCAAAVLAGALGIAPPSQATPDRDDRVLVVHPGESIQRAVDAAHPGDTVAVLPGVYRESVLIDKSHLVLRGTDGGTVIAPPATRAANACGQNGDGICVLAGRGGPLTDVHLRRLTVEGFRRNGVWASGTEGLTVRGVTARHNGQWGIALEKSVRSLLRDDIASENGDAGIFLANVVTEEGGAVDTRGTRIVENRLAGNRIGITARRLRNLLIAHNTVAGNCAGVFVVGDEGHPKAGALTVRDNEVSRNNKHCPATKRLSFLQGSGIVLTGAEDTLVRHNLVRDNAGGSPLSGGVVLFPSFVKASSDRNVISDNVVLRNSPADLINADKAGRKNVFTRNTCRTSRPAGLCR; the protein is encoded by the coding sequence ATGGCTCTACGACACATGCCCCGCGGGGCACGGCGGATGACCCACCTGGGCTGCGCGGCGGCGGTCCTGGCCGGCGCGCTCGGCATCGCCCCGCCGTCCCAGGCCACGCCGGACCGCGACGACCGGGTGCTCGTCGTCCACCCCGGGGAATCGATCCAACGGGCGGTGGACGCGGCCCACCCGGGCGACACCGTGGCCGTGCTGCCCGGCGTGTACCGCGAGAGCGTGCTGATCGACAAGTCGCATCTGGTGCTCCGCGGCACCGACGGCGGCACGGTGATCGCCCCGCCCGCCACCCGGGCAGCGAACGCCTGCGGGCAGAACGGCGACGGCATCTGCGTCCTCGCCGGCCGCGGCGGCCCGCTCACCGACGTCCATCTGCGGCGGCTGACCGTCGAGGGCTTCCGCCGGAACGGCGTCTGGGCCTCCGGCACCGAGGGGTTGACGGTGCGCGGCGTCACCGCGCGGCACAACGGCCAGTGGGGCATCGCGCTGGAGAAGTCGGTGCGCAGCCTGCTGCGCGACGACATCGCGTCGGAGAACGGCGACGCGGGGATCTTCCTGGCCAACGTGGTCACGGAGGAGGGCGGGGCGGTCGACACCCGGGGCACCCGGATCGTCGAGAACCGGCTCGCCGGCAACCGCATCGGCATCACGGCCCGGCGGCTGAGGAACCTGCTGATCGCCCACAACACCGTGGCCGGGAACTGCGCCGGGGTGTTCGTGGTCGGCGACGAGGGCCACCCCAAGGCCGGCGCCCTGACGGTACGGGACAACGAGGTCTCGCGGAACAACAAGCACTGCCCGGCGACCAAGCGACTGTCGTTCCTCCAGGGCTCCGGCATCGTCCTGACCGGCGCCGAGGACACCCTCGTCCGGCACAACCTCGTCCGCGACAACGCCGGCGGCTCGCCGCTGTCGGGCGGCGTGGTGCTCTTCCCCAGCTTCGTCAAGGCTTCCAGCGACCGCAACGTGATCAGCGACAACGTCGTCCTGCGGAACTCCCCGGCGGACCTGATCAACGCGGACAAGGCCGGCCGCAAGAACGTCTTCACCCGCAACACCTGCCGGACCTCCAGGCCGGCCGGGCTCTGTCGATAG
- a CDS encoding methyltransferase, giving the protein MTTVSSTPQPTMRLRELIFGAACAAAVRAAARLGVADALGERPTPVEELAATVGTEPGPLERLLRALACYGIFEETEGGKFVHTEMSRLLREDTPNSLRYISLWCTEPWTWEAWPRLDDAVRSGRNVFDDLYGKGFFEYLHEDARDSAQVFDRAMTTSSRQSARDIVELLDLTGVSSVADVGGGQGHVLAGLLEKHPSLRGALLDLPSVVAAADPRLRDGGPLAERARIVPGDCREEIPVEADLYIIKNILEWDDDSTRRTLGNVVEVARPGARVVVIENLVDDSPSMKFTTAMDLLLLLNVGGAKHSKESLVRHMAEAGLLVHDILVVNPYLHAFDCTVPAK; this is encoded by the coding sequence ATGACCACCGTGAGCTCCACCCCCCAACCCACCATGCGGCTGCGGGAACTCATCTTCGGCGCCGCATGCGCGGCAGCCGTCCGGGCGGCCGCCCGGCTCGGCGTGGCCGATGCACTGGGCGAGCGGCCCACGCCCGTGGAGGAGCTGGCCGCCACGGTGGGCACCGAACCGGGGCCGCTGGAACGGCTGTTGCGGGCGCTGGCCTGCTACGGGATCTTCGAGGAGACCGAGGGCGGGAAGTTCGTCCACACCGAGATGTCGCGGCTGCTGCGCGAGGACACCCCGAACAGCCTGCGCTACATCTCCCTGTGGTGCACCGAGCCGTGGACGTGGGAGGCGTGGCCGCGGCTGGACGACGCGGTGCGCTCCGGCCGGAACGTCTTCGACGACCTCTACGGCAAGGGCTTCTTCGAGTACCTGCACGAGGACGCCCGCGACTCCGCGCAGGTCTTCGACCGCGCGATGACCACCTCCAGCAGGCAGTCGGCCCGCGACATCGTCGAACTCCTCGACCTCACCGGGGTGTCGTCGGTGGCGGACGTCGGCGGCGGCCAGGGCCACGTCCTGGCCGGCCTGTTGGAGAAGCACCCCTCGCTGCGCGGCGCCCTGCTGGACCTGCCGTCGGTGGTGGCCGCCGCCGACCCCCGGCTGCGGGACGGCGGTCCGCTGGCCGAGCGGGCGCGGATCGTGCCCGGCGACTGCCGCGAGGAGATCCCCGTCGAGGCCGACCTCTACATCATCAAGAACATCCTGGAGTGGGACGACGACAGCACCCGCAGAACGCTGGGGAACGTCGTCGAGGTGGCCCGGCCCGGCGCCCGGGTCGTGGTCATCGAGAACCTCGTGGACGACAGCCCGTCGATGAAGTTCACCACCGCCATGGACCTGCTTCTCCTGCTGAACGTGGGCGGCGCCAAGCACTCCAAGGAGAGCCTGGTCCGGCACATGGCCGAGGCCGGGCTGCTGGTCCACGACATCCTGGTGGTCAACCCGTATCTGCACGCCTTCGACTGCACCGTGCCCGCGAAGTGA
- a CDS encoding TcmI family type II polyketide cyclase, producing the protein MHHALIVARMKPGSAPDIAEVFASSDRTELPHLVGVNRRTLFQFGEVYLHLIESDVPPGPEIAKAHQHPEFQAISKRLSAYVSAYDPETWRSPKDAMAQEFYRWERDRAG; encoded by the coding sequence ATGCACCACGCTCTGATCGTCGCCCGGATGAAGCCCGGCTCGGCTCCCGACATCGCCGAGGTCTTCGCGTCCTCGGACCGCACGGAGCTGCCCCACTTGGTGGGCGTCAACCGGCGGACGCTGTTCCAGTTCGGTGAGGTGTACCTGCACCTCATCGAGTCCGACGTCCCGCCCGGCCCGGAGATCGCCAAGGCGCACCAGCACCCGGAGTTCCAGGCCATCAGCAAGAGACTGTCCGCGTACGTCAGCGCGTACGACCCGGAGACCTGGCGCAGTCCCAAGGACGCCATGGCCCAGGAGTTCTACCGCTGGGAACGGGACCGCGCCGGCTGA